In a single window of the Cupriavidus basilensis genome:
- the bcsA gene encoding UDP-forming cellulose synthase catalytic subunit, producing the protein MKPAKAKAAAAPKGARAKGKDKVKSTGNDKPNALSAALQGFGSHFVALAFWDSAVARVLALLAGLFMFALVITVPLDFWQQVGFAAVCFGLAVWLNRVKGHLATLMMVILSIAASSRYMYWRLTETVGLGGWFDSAFGIGLVLAEIYAFVVLMLGYFQTAWPLKRRPVAMPADMASWPTVDIFIPTYNEPLSVVKPTVFAAMSLDWPRDKINVYVLDDGRREEFREFCEKVGVTHVTRNHNRHAKAGNINEALKGTHGEYVAIFDCDHIPTRSFLQISMGWFLKDPKLAMLQTPHYFFSPDPFEKNLRTFQEVPNEGELFYGLVQDGNDLWDATFFCGSCAVIRRAPLLEVGGIAVETVTEDAHTALKLHRKGYGTAYLAIPQAAGLATESLSGHVGQRIRWARGMAQICRVDNPLFGPGLSIPQRLCYLNAMLHFFYGLPRLVFLTAPLAYLLFGAHVIQASALTIATFALPHLLHANMTNSRIQGKFRHSFWNEVYESVLAWYIMRPVLVAFVNPAAGKFNVTPKGGVIEEAYFDWVISRPYLVLLLFNVLGVVVGFLRLFLWNQFEATTVVLNLIWTFYNLIILGASIAVASETRQIRVAHRVAMKLPATLHFPDGRTLVCETIDFAEGGIGMRLPPGMKAAVGEQVQISLYLQNDEHMFPAKVVFQGDTHTGLELAEMSPREEMAFVQCTFARADAWIDSWGRKRPDAPGLAAGQILRIGLLGFHNVMFHLGREMRHLLRRPEPGASTR; encoded by the coding sequence GTGAAGCCAGCCAAGGCAAAAGCCGCCGCGGCGCCCAAGGGCGCACGGGCCAAAGGCAAGGACAAAGTCAAAAGCACAGGCAACGACAAGCCCAACGCGCTGTCGGCCGCGTTGCAGGGTTTCGGCAGTCACTTCGTCGCGCTTGCCTTTTGGGATAGCGCGGTGGCGCGGGTGCTGGCGTTGCTGGCCGGGTTGTTCATGTTTGCGCTGGTCATCACGGTGCCGCTGGATTTCTGGCAGCAGGTCGGGTTTGCCGCGGTGTGCTTCGGGCTGGCGGTCTGGCTGAACCGGGTCAAGGGCCACCTCGCCACACTGATGATGGTGATCCTGTCGATCGCGGCCTCCAGCCGCTATATGTACTGGCGCCTGACGGAAACGGTGGGGCTGGGCGGCTGGTTCGACTCCGCTTTTGGCATCGGCCTGGTGCTGGCAGAGATCTACGCGTTCGTGGTGCTGATGCTGGGCTACTTCCAGACCGCGTGGCCGCTCAAGCGCCGTCCGGTGGCCATGCCCGCGGACATGGCCAGCTGGCCGACCGTGGATATCTTCATCCCGACCTACAACGAGCCGCTGTCGGTGGTCAAGCCGACGGTATTCGCGGCGATGTCGCTGGACTGGCCGCGCGACAAGATCAATGTCTACGTGCTGGATGACGGCCGGCGCGAGGAATTCCGCGAGTTCTGCGAGAAGGTCGGCGTTACCCATGTGACGCGTAACCATAATCGCCACGCCAAGGCGGGCAACATCAACGAAGCGCTCAAGGGCACCCACGGCGAGTACGTGGCGATTTTCGATTGCGACCACATTCCCACGCGCTCCTTCCTGCAGATCAGCATGGGCTGGTTCCTCAAGGACCCCAAGCTGGCCATGCTGCAGACGCCGCACTATTTCTTCTCGCCCGATCCGTTCGAGAAGAACCTGCGCACCTTCCAGGAAGTCCCCAACGAGGGCGAGTTGTTCTACGGCCTGGTGCAGGACGGCAACGACCTGTGGGACGCTACCTTCTTCTGCGGCTCGTGCGCCGTGATCCGCCGCGCGCCGCTGCTGGAAGTGGGCGGCATCGCGGTGGAAACCGTGACCGAGGATGCGCACACCGCGCTCAAGCTGCACCGCAAGGGCTACGGCACTGCCTACCTGGCGATCCCCCAGGCGGCGGGGCTGGCCACGGAAAGCCTCTCCGGCCACGTCGGGCAGCGCATTCGCTGGGCTCGGGGCATGGCGCAGATCTGCCGGGTGGACAACCCGCTGTTCGGGCCGGGCCTGTCGATCCCGCAGCGCCTGTGCTACCTGAACGCCATGCTGCACTTTTTCTACGGCTTGCCGCGGCTGGTGTTCCTGACGGCGCCGCTGGCCTACCTGCTGTTCGGTGCCCACGTGATCCAGGCCTCGGCGCTGACCATCGCCACCTTCGCGCTGCCGCACCTGTTGCACGCGAACATGACCAACTCGCGCATCCAGGGCAAGTTTCGCCATTCGTTCTGGAACGAGGTCTACGAATCCGTGCTGGCGTGGTACATCATGCGGCCCGTGCTGGTGGCGTTCGTCAACCCCGCGGCCGGCAAGTTCAACGTGACGCCCAAGGGCGGCGTGATCGAGGAAGCCTACTTCGACTGGGTGATTTCGCGTCCGTACCTCGTGCTGCTGCTGTTCAACGTGCTGGGCGTGGTGGTGGGCTTCCTGCGGCTGTTCCTGTGGAACCAGTTCGAGGCCACCACGGTGGTGCTCAACCTGATCTGGACGTTCTACAACCTGATCATCCTCGGCGCCTCGATTGCGGTCGCCAGCGAGACGCGCCAGATCCGCGTGGCGCACCGCGTGGCGATGAAGCTGCCCGCCACGCTGCACTTTCCCGATGGCCGCACGCTGGTGTGCGAGACCATCGACTTCGCCGAGGGCGGCATCGGCATGCGGCTGCCGCCGGGCATGAAGGCTGCCGTGGGCGAGCAGGTGCAGATCTCGCTCTACCTGCAGAACGACGAGCACATGTTCCCCGCCAAGGTGGTGTTCCAGGGCGACACGCACACCGGCCTGGAGCTGGCGGAAATGAGCCCGCGCGAGGAGATGGCTTTCGTGCAGTGCACCTTTGCGCGAGCCGACGCGTGGATCGATTCGTGGGGCCGCAAGCGGCCGGATGCCCCGGGGCTGGCCGCCGGCCAGATCCTGCGCATCGGCCTGCTTGGCTTCCATAACGTGATGTTCCACCTTGGGCGCGAGATGCGCCACTTGTTGCGCCGTCCAGAACCTGGCGCTTCCACCCGTTGA
- the bcsQ gene encoding cellulose biosynthesis protein BcsQ has translation MKIIAVVSAKGGVGKTTLSANLAEALAVAGENVLAVDLDPQNALRLHFGMPPQEVAGHARATLAGEAWQQSMYKGRSRVLVMPFGSLNETDRSAFEAHLSTHPGWLRTQLAELGLGRDDVVVIDTPPGPSPYMRQALSCAQLCLMVSLPDAASYATMPLMEDLIRTYCEGRPDYLGHMLVINQVDVSRQLGKDVVQVLRAQLGERVLGVIHQDQAVAEALAYDRSVLEYNPHSQATHDLQRCAAWVRQALAAHGEAA, from the coding sequence GTGAAGATCATTGCTGTTGTCTCGGCCAAAGGCGGCGTGGGCAAGACCACGCTGTCGGCCAACCTGGCTGAAGCGCTGGCGGTTGCCGGCGAGAACGTACTCGCCGTGGACCTGGATCCGCAGAATGCGCTGCGCCTGCATTTCGGCATGCCGCCGCAGGAAGTCGCCGGGCACGCGCGCGCCACGCTGGCCGGGGAAGCGTGGCAGCAGAGCATGTACAAGGGCCGCTCCCGCGTGCTGGTCATGCCGTTCGGCTCGCTCAACGAGACGGACCGCTCAGCGTTTGAAGCGCACCTCTCCACCCATCCCGGATGGCTGCGCACCCAGCTTGCCGAACTTGGCCTGGGCCGCGACGATGTCGTTGTGATTGATACGCCGCCGGGCCCGTCGCCCTACATGCGCCAGGCACTGTCATGTGCGCAGCTGTGCCTGATGGTGTCGCTGCCGGACGCCGCGTCCTACGCCACCATGCCCCTGATGGAAGACCTGATCCGCACCTATTGCGAGGGCCGGCCCGATTACCTGGGCCATATGCTGGTGATCAACCAGGTCGACGTGAGCCGTCAGCTTGGCAAGGATGTGGTGCAGGTGCTGCGCGCCCAGCTGGGCGAGCGTGTGCTGGGCGTGATCCACCAGGACCAGGCGGTGGCAGAGGCGCTGGCCTACGACCGCAGCGTGCTCGAATACAACCCTCACAGCCAGGCCACGCACGACCTGCAGCGTTGCGCTGCATGGGTGCGCCAGGCCCTGGCCGCTCACGGAGAAGCCGCGTGA
- the bcsP gene encoding cellulose biosynthesis protein BcsP: MSQSDDLSKLFQRFGGKVESYKEIVREDAATQARERWPLLTSVRVDRAAVVPPVQPAAPHAHDVAGTAEVPSAPPAPLWRAALPAGELPPAAQAAPPGAPGAAASAMMPRFRTPEGMAPVASASMPRSTPEVAAAPPQPAAVANPVVAPEPEPARIWSPAAPAAAEPARAAGTELSKVFARLEGRQEPATTSERAPARRSFLDRLNRS, encoded by the coding sequence ATGAGTCAATCCGACGATTTGTCCAAGCTGTTCCAGCGTTTCGGCGGCAAGGTGGAGTCATACAAAGAGATCGTGCGCGAAGACGCGGCGACGCAGGCGCGCGAGCGCTGGCCGCTGCTGACTTCCGTGCGGGTCGACCGCGCTGCCGTAGTGCCACCCGTGCAGCCCGCCGCGCCGCATGCGCATGACGTAGCCGGCACGGCAGAGGTGCCGTCCGCGCCGCCCGCGCCATTGTGGCGCGCGGCCCTGCCGGCGGGCGAGCTTCCGCCTGCCGCCCAGGCTGCCCCCCCGGGCGCACCGGGCGCGGCCGCCTCGGCGATGATGCCGCGTTTCCGCACGCCGGAAGGCATGGCGCCGGTGGCGTCGGCCTCGATGCCGCGATCCACGCCGGAAGTTGCCGCAGCGCCGCCCCAACCGGCAGCCGTAGCGAACCCGGTCGTCGCTCCCGAGCCTGAGCCGGCCCGCATCTGGTCCCCGGCGGCGCCTGCGGCGGCTGAGCCAGCCCGCGCCGCCGGCACCGAATTATCCAAGGTGTTCGCCCGCCTCGAAGGCCGCCAGGAACCGGCCACCACCAGCGAGCGCGCACCCGCGCGCCGCTCCTTTCTAGATCGGCTGAATCGCTCGTGA
- the bcsD gene encoding cellulose biosynthesis protein BcsD — protein MVASLWMLRGWNIAIVARKAFAQIAGLVRKWRSNNKKNIDCKPLKQDLGVNQAILQYLTERHCSSQWRDVLSALAEELSESMDVAGLRAVMWRVGTRFAKRFDPGACATLAELERAVAQIWLDVDWGWTSIEDVGGALVVRHYCAPLNAALGDGADTWSPAFLEGAYQHWFRMLGSSETLRVSQSTPIDATGCVEFRFGR, from the coding sequence ATGGTGGCGTCGTTGTGGATGTTGCGAGGATGGAACATAGCCATTGTTGCGCGCAAAGCATTTGCTCAGATCGCCGGGTTGGTAAGAAAATGGCGCTCCAACAATAAGAAGAATATTGACTGTAAGCCATTAAAACAGGATCTCGGGGTGAATCAAGCAATTCTGCAATATCTCACTGAGCGGCATTGCTCGTCGCAATGGCGTGATGTACTGTCGGCGCTCGCCGAAGAACTATCCGAATCCATGGACGTGGCCGGCCTGCGCGCTGTGATGTGGCGCGTTGGCACGCGTTTTGCCAAGCGTTTCGATCCTGGTGCCTGCGCGACGCTTGCCGAGCTGGAGCGCGCCGTCGCGCAGATCTGGCTCGATGTGGACTGGGGCTGGACCAGCATCGAGGATGTGGGCGGCGCACTGGTGGTCCGGCATTACTGCGCGCCGCTGAATGCGGCGCTTGGAGACGGAGCCGACACCTGGTCGCCGGCATTCCTGGAGGGGGCGTACCAGCACTGGTTCCGCATGCTCGGCTCGTCCGAGACCCTGCGGGTCAGCCAAAGTACACCGATCGATGCCACCGGATGCGTGGAGTTCCGGTTCGGGCGTTGA
- a CDS encoding LysR family transcriptional regulator — translation MLIAQLKSFFMVARIGSVTQAAKRLGLSQPTITAQIRALEEAYGVELFHRGGRRLALSDAGLALLPKVEALVQQETEIDFFLRHSGDLRTGSLRIGATAPYYVLDIIGRFSARYPAIDVAVETGNSQEVLDALLEYRVDVASSSQKVDDPRLERMLLGEDPLVLVVHRSHALAAQARVPVAALASCRLLMREAGSTTRIVTEQMLARAGVVPATPMEIGSRESIREAVIRGLGVSVIARHEVPSHPHLKMLDFEDSSEEMSEYLYFLRERRGARLIDAFVAAARPGAQGMPD, via the coding sequence ATGCTCATTGCCCAGCTCAAGTCCTTCTTCATGGTCGCCCGTATCGGCAGCGTGACCCAGGCCGCCAAGCGGCTCGGCCTGTCGCAGCCGACCATCACCGCCCAGATCCGCGCGCTGGAGGAAGCCTACGGCGTCGAGCTGTTCCATCGGGGCGGGCGCCGGCTGGCCCTGTCGGATGCCGGGCTGGCGTTGCTGCCCAAGGTCGAAGCGCTGGTCCAGCAGGAAACGGAAATCGACTTTTTCCTGCGTCACTCGGGAGACCTGCGCACGGGCAGCCTGCGCATTGGCGCCACCGCGCCGTATTACGTGCTCGACATCATCGGCCGCTTCAGCGCGCGCTACCCGGCTATTGATGTGGCGGTCGAGACCGGCAACTCGCAGGAAGTGCTCGATGCCCTACTGGAATATCGCGTGGACGTGGCCTCGTCCTCCCAGAAGGTGGACGACCCCCGCCTCGAGCGCATGCTGCTGGGCGAGGACCCGCTCGTGCTGGTGGTGCATCGCAGCCATGCGCTGGCGGCGCAGGCTCGGGTGCCGGTCGCCGCGCTGGCCAGTTGCCGGCTGCTGATGCGCGAGGCGGGGTCGACCACGCGCATCGTCACCGAGCAGATGCTGGCGCGGGCGGGCGTGGTCCCTGCCACGCCGATGGAAATCGGCAGCCGGGAATCGATCCGGGAGGCGGTTATTCGCGGGCTCGGCGTATCCGTCATTGCCCGTCACGAGGTGCCGAGCCATCCACACCTGAAAATGCTGGATTTTGAGGATAGTAGCGAGGAAATGAGCGAGTATCTCTATTTTTTGCGCGAACGGCGCGGGGCGCGCCTGATTGATGCATTCGTCGCTGCGGCCCGCCCTGGCGCGCAGGGCATGCCGGACTGA
- a CDS encoding class II fumarate hydratase, producing MPERKQDATRIETDSLGDIPVPARHLWGAQTERSRQNFRIGCETMPPALIEAFAILKLCAARANRELHVLKPELAHAIEAAAQEIIAGKWPGEFPLSVWQTGSGTQTNMNLNEVIANRAIQLLGGEPGAKQPVHPNDHVNASQSSNDSFPTAMHIAATRAIQLQLLPALETLQQALGRKVDAFSDIVKVGRTHLQDAVPLTLGQEFSGYEAQVGDAQSRLRQAMLRAMPVPQGGTAVGTGLNAPHGFAAAFARALSDYTGLPFEPAPNRYALQASHDALADLSGALNTTASSFLKIARDFMLLGSGPRAGLAELILPANEPGSSIMPGKVNPTQAEALAMVCCRVIGNHTTVTLANSLGTLELNAYKPVIIYSLLQSVTLLADAAASFAERMVEGVQADRERIAELLGRSLISVTALNPHIGYDRAAEIAKLAVARGLPLREAALASGHVTAAQFDAWIDLKGMTREI from the coding sequence ATGCCCGAGCGCAAGCAGGACGCCACCCGGATCGAGACCGACAGCCTGGGCGACATACCGGTGCCAGCCCGGCACCTGTGGGGCGCGCAGACCGAGCGTTCGCGCCAGAACTTCCGCATCGGCTGTGAGACGATGCCGCCCGCACTGATCGAAGCGTTCGCCATCCTCAAGCTCTGCGCAGCGCGTGCCAACCGGGAACTGCACGTGCTCAAGCCGGAACTGGCCCACGCGATCGAGGCGGCAGCGCAGGAGATCATCGCCGGCAAGTGGCCCGGGGAGTTTCCGCTCTCGGTCTGGCAGACCGGCTCGGGCACGCAGACCAATATGAACCTGAACGAGGTGATTGCCAACCGCGCGATCCAGTTGCTGGGCGGCGAGCCGGGCGCGAAGCAGCCGGTGCATCCCAACGATCACGTCAACGCCAGCCAGTCTTCAAACGACAGTTTTCCCACGGCGATGCACATCGCCGCCACCCGGGCGATCCAGCTGCAACTGCTGCCCGCGCTGGAGACCTTGCAGCAGGCGCTCGGGCGTAAGGTGGACGCGTTCAGCGATATCGTCAAGGTGGGCCGCACGCACTTGCAGGACGCCGTGCCGCTGACGCTCGGCCAGGAGTTCTCTGGTTACGAAGCCCAGGTCGGCGATGCCCAGTCGCGCCTGCGCCAGGCGATGCTGCGCGCCATGCCGGTGCCGCAGGGCGGCACCGCGGTGGGCACCGGGCTGAATGCGCCGCATGGTTTTGCCGCGGCCTTCGCGCGCGCGCTGTCGGACTACACGGGCCTGCCGTTCGAGCCCGCGCCGAACCGCTATGCGCTGCAAGCCTCGCATGATGCGCTGGCCGACCTGTCGGGCGCGCTCAATACCACGGCATCGTCCTTCCTGAAAATAGCGCGCGATTTCATGCTGCTCGGCTCCGGCCCGCGCGCGGGCCTTGCCGAACTGATCCTGCCGGCCAACGAGCCCGGCTCTTCGATCATGCCGGGCAAGGTCAATCCCACCCAGGCCGAGGCGCTGGCCATGGTGTGCTGCCGGGTGATCGGCAACCACACCACCGTCACGCTGGCCAATAGCCTCGGCACGCTTGAGCTCAACGCGTACAAACCCGTGATTATCTATAGCCTGCTGCAATCGGTCACGTTGCTTGCCGATGCCGCCGCGAGCTTTGCCGAACGCATGGTGGAAGGGGTACAGGCGGATCGCGAGCGCATCGCCGAATTGCTCGGGCGCTCGCTGATATCCGTGACCGCGCTCAACCCGCACATCGGCTACGACCGCGCCGCCGAAATAGCCAAGCTGGCGGTCGCGCGAGGGCTGCCGCTGCGCGAGGCGGCGCTCGCCTCGGGACATGTCACGGCGGCCCAGTTCGATGCATGGATCGACCTGAAGGGAATGACCAGGGAAATTTGA
- a CDS encoding DUF5329 domain-containing protein, which yields MKPAFLSALLLATALAVPMAPAAAAPPPAATQAEVTHLFAYLAGSNCQFNRNGSWYPAPDAAAHLKKKYDYLADKGAISTSESFIELGASKSSVSGKPYLVRCGQAQPVESAPWLGAELARYRQKAAGK from the coding sequence ATGAAGCCTGCCTTCCTGTCCGCCCTGCTGCTAGCCACTGCGCTGGCGGTCCCCATGGCCCCCGCCGCCGCAGCGCCACCGCCCGCTGCCACGCAGGCCGAGGTCACCCATCTCTTTGCCTACCTGGCAGGCTCGAATTGCCAGTTCAACCGCAATGGCAGCTGGTATCCGGCGCCAGATGCGGCTGCCCACCTCAAGAAGAAGTACGACTACCTGGCCGACAAGGGGGCCATCAGCACCAGCGAGAGCTTTATCGAACTGGGCGCGAGCAAGAGCAGCGTCAGCGGCAAGCCTTACCTGGTCAGGTGCGGCCAGGCCCAGCCGGTGGAGAGCGCACCGTGGCTAGGCGCCGAACTGGCGCGCTATCGGCAGAAGGCTGCGGGCAAGTAG
- a CDS encoding SDR family oxidoreductase, giving the protein MFPDFKNARVLVVGGSSGIGLATAAAFAERGASVTIASRSQEKVDAAVRTLASAGTVSGATIDITDDASVAQFMDGATPWDHVVISAAQTPTGPVRQLPLADAYAAMNSKFWGAYRVARLVPISAHGSLTLVSGFLGVRPSKASVLQGAINAALDALGRGLALELSPVRVNTVSPGLIATPLWDKLDGAARAAMFENVAARLPAQRIGQPEDVAQAILYLAGTGFATGSTVLLDGGGAIG; this is encoded by the coding sequence ATGTTTCCCGATTTCAAGAACGCCAGGGTGCTGGTGGTTGGCGGCAGTTCCGGCATCGGCCTGGCCACCGCGGCTGCCTTTGCCGAGCGCGGCGCTAGCGTCACGATTGCCTCGCGCTCGCAGGAAAAAGTCGATGCCGCTGTGCGCACGCTGGCCAGCGCCGGCACGGTCAGCGGCGCCACGATCGATATCACCGACGATGCCAGCGTGGCGCAGTTCATGGACGGCGCCACCCCGTGGGACCACGTTGTGATCTCCGCCGCGCAGACGCCCACCGGCCCGGTGCGCCAGTTGCCGTTGGCCGATGCTTACGCCGCGATGAACAGCAAGTTCTGGGGCGCCTATCGCGTGGCGCGCCTGGTGCCAATCAGCGCGCATGGCTCGCTGACACTGGTTTCGGGCTTCCTGGGCGTGCGGCCGAGCAAGGCATCCGTGCTGCAGGGCGCCATCAATGCCGCGCTGGACGCGCTCGGCCGCGGCCTGGCGCTGGAACTGTCGCCGGTGCGCGTCAATACCGTGTCCCCGGGCCTGATCGCCACGCCACTGTGGGACAAGCTCGACGGCGCCGCGCGTGCGGCCATGTTCGAAAACGTGGCCGCGCGGCTCCCCGCGCAGCGCATTGGCCAGCCCGAAGACGTGGCGCAAGCCATCCTTTACCTGGCCGGGACGGGCTTTGCCACGGGTTCGACGGTGTTGCTCGATGGCGGTGGCGCGATCGGCTGA
- a CDS encoding 2-hydroxyacid dehydrogenase, giving the protein MKPLLLVLSHVSAQHLSWIAEQYEVRYAPDSAARAAQVQEAGARVRAVLTIGTVGLTAAEIDAMPALELVCALGAGYENIAVAHARARGIVVANGAGTNDSCVADHAMALLLATVRAIPVLDQATRAGKWRTALPMQPNVSGKRMGILGLGTIGRRIAQRGLGFDLEVGYHNRTRRDDAPYRYFDSLGALAEWADYLIIATPGGADTRHLVDAKVLAQLGPGGFVVNIARGSVLDTAALADALRAGKLGGAGLDVYETEPEPPAELFDCPNVVLTPHVAGRSPEAIDASVRQFQENSRLHFAGEPVLTPVG; this is encoded by the coding sequence ATGAAGCCGCTCCTGCTCGTCCTCAGCCACGTCAGCGCACAGCATCTGTCCTGGATTGCCGAACAATACGAGGTGCGCTACGCGCCCGACAGCGCGGCCCGTGCCGCGCAGGTCCAAGAGGCCGGCGCCCGCGTGCGCGCGGTGCTGACGATCGGCACGGTCGGCCTCACCGCTGCGGAGATCGACGCTATGCCCGCCCTGGAGCTGGTGTGCGCGCTGGGCGCGGGGTACGAGAACATTGCCGTGGCCCATGCCCGCGCGCGCGGCATCGTCGTGGCCAACGGTGCCGGCACCAACGACAGCTGCGTGGCGGACCACGCCATGGCTTTGCTGCTAGCCACCGTGCGCGCCATCCCGGTGCTGGACCAGGCCACGCGCGCCGGCAAATGGCGCACCGCGCTGCCGATGCAGCCCAATGTGTCGGGCAAGCGCATGGGAATTCTCGGCCTCGGCACCATCGGCCGGCGCATTGCCCAGCGCGGCCTGGGCTTCGACCTGGAGGTGGGCTATCACAACCGGACCCGGCGCGACGACGCGCCGTATCGCTATTTCGACAGCCTCGGCGCGCTGGCCGAATGGGCCGACTACCTGATCATCGCCACGCCCGGCGGCGCCGACACCCGCCACCTGGTCGACGCCAAGGTGCTGGCCCAGTTGGGCCCGGGCGGCTTCGTGGTCAATATCGCGCGCGGCAGCGTGCTCGACACCGCGGCGCTGGCGGACGCCCTGCGCGCCGGCAAGCTCGGTGGCGCGGGGCTTGACGTATACGAGACCGAGCCCGAGCCGCCCGCCGAGCTGTTCGACTGTCCCAATGTGGTGCTGACCCCGCACGTGGCAGGCAGGTCGCCAGAAGCCATCGATGCTTCGGTGCGGCAGTTCCAGGAAAACAGCCGGCTGCATTTTGCCGGCGAGCCTGTACTCACACCGGTAGGCTGA
- a CDS encoding ATP-binding protein gives MRSIQRTLLWWLALGLLAGIAIATALIYGQARQEANALFDYQMKQVAAALPSQFADPVMPPFVAQQSPGAPGSPSDSLFHADEDVVIHIWDGSGRSLYLSHAHPALPPRAELGFSNVKTAQGEWRIYSVQLGLGVVQIAQPMSARSEVAARMALRTVAPLLLLLPLIGWLVWVAVGRGLRPLREIAAGVRQRDANALAPLAVSSMPDEIAPLTEALNQLLARLSHAIDTQRAFVADAAHALRTPLAALQLQAQLVERADTAEERQEAVAKLRQGLERLTHMVAQLLTLARQEPGAAAAPPHEPVDLRALAQSVVAEMTQAALDRHIDLGLDAAAGPVMVRGDLDALRILLTNLVDNALRYVPAGGRVDVLVGRGRAMPGGGESGTQSAELIVQDDGPGIPAAERARVFDRFYRVPEAPTGGSGLGLAIVAEIAQSHGAQVSLEDAAPGLRVRVVFPAA, from the coding sequence ATGCGTTCCATCCAGAGAACCCTGCTGTGGTGGCTTGCCCTGGGCCTGCTGGCCGGCATCGCCATTGCCACCGCGCTGATCTACGGGCAGGCCCGGCAGGAAGCCAACGCACTGTTCGACTACCAGATGAAGCAGGTGGCCGCCGCGCTGCCCAGCCAGTTCGCCGATCCGGTGATGCCGCCGTTCGTTGCGCAGCAGTCGCCCGGCGCGCCGGGCTCGCCTAGCGACAGCCTGTTCCATGCCGATGAAGACGTCGTGATCCATATCTGGGATGGCTCCGGCCGCAGCCTGTATCTGTCGCACGCGCATCCGGCGTTGCCGCCGCGTGCCGAGCTGGGATTTTCCAACGTCAAGACCGCGCAGGGCGAATGGCGGATCTACAGCGTGCAGCTCGGGCTCGGCGTGGTGCAGATTGCCCAGCCGATGTCGGCGCGCAGCGAGGTTGCCGCGCGTATGGCGCTGCGCACGGTGGCGCCCCTGCTGTTGCTGCTGCCGCTGATCGGCTGGCTGGTGTGGGTGGCCGTGGGACGCGGCCTGCGGCCCTTGCGCGAGATCGCCGCCGGGGTGCGCCAGCGTGACGCCAACGCCCTGGCCCCGCTGGCGGTCAGCAGTATGCCGGACGAGATCGCGCCGTTGACCGAGGCGCTCAACCAGCTGCTGGCGCGGCTGTCCCACGCCATCGATACCCAGCGCGCCTTCGTGGCTGACGCCGCGCACGCGCTGCGCACGCCGCTGGCCGCGCTGCAGTTGCAGGCCCAGCTGGTGGAGCGTGCCGATACGGCCGAGGAGCGGCAGGAGGCCGTGGCCAAGCTGCGCCAGGGGCTGGAGCGGCTCACGCACATGGTGGCCCAGCTGCTCACGCTGGCGCGCCAGGAGCCCGGCGCGGCGGCAGCGCCTCCGCATGAGCCGGTGGACCTGCGCGCGCTGGCGCAAAGCGTGGTGGCGGAGATGACCCAGGCCGCGCTCGACCGCCACATCGACCTGGGGCTCGACGCTGCCGCCGGCCCGGTCATGGTGCGCGGCGACCTCGATGCGCTGCGCATCCTGTTGACCAACCTGGTTGACAATGCGCTGCGCTATGTGCCGGCCGGCGGCAGGGTCGATGTGCTGGTTGGCCGGGGGCGGGCCATGCCGGGCGGAGGAGAATCGGGTACGCAGAGCGCGGAACTGATCGTGCAGGATGACGGCCCGGGAATTCCCGCCGCCGAGCGCGCGCGTGTGTTTGACCGCTTCTACCGGGTGCCGGAAGCGCCCACCGGGGGCAGCGGGCTGGGGCTGGCCATCGTGGCGGAGATCGCGCAATCGCACGGCGCGCAGGTCTCGCTGGAAGACGCCGCGCCCGGGCTGCGCGTGCGGGTGGTGTTTCCCGCCGCGTGA
- a CDS encoding response regulator transcription factor: MRVLLVEDDAMIGDSVKLALRQEGFAVDWVQDGEAGLAAATQSGGPDGEACYALILLDLGLPRRSGLEVLAALRARGVNTPVLILTARDAVADRVAGLNAGADDYLVKPFDLQELAARMHALVRRAEGRAEPLLRYGGIVINPVTREATLDGEAVRLSAREFGLLSALLARPGKVWSVAQLEERLYGWGDEVGSNTVEVYIHALRKKFGAGLIRNIRGVGYVVPKLEAGSAG, from the coding sequence ATGCGAGTGTTGCTGGTGGAAGACGACGCCATGATCGGCGATAGCGTGAAGCTGGCATTGCGCCAGGAAGGCTTCGCGGTGGACTGGGTGCAGGACGGCGAGGCCGGCCTGGCCGCGGCCACCCAGTCGGGTGGCCCCGATGGCGAGGCCTGCTATGCGCTGATCCTGCTCGACCTGGGCCTGCCGCGCCGCTCCGGGCTGGAGGTGCTCGCCGCGCTGCGCGCGCGCGGCGTGAATACGCCGGTGCTGATCCTGACCGCGCGCGACGCCGTGGCCGATCGCGTGGCGGGACTGAACGCCGGCGCTGACGACTACCTCGTCAAGCCCTTCGACCTGCAGGAACTGGCCGCGCGCATGCACGCGCTGGTGCGCCGCGCCGAAGGCCGGGCGGAGCCGCTGCTGCGCTATGGCGGCATCGTAATCAATCCCGTGACCCGCGAGGCCACTCTTGACGGCGAGGCGGTGCGCCTGTCCGCGCGCGAGTTCGGCCTGCTCTCGGCGCTGCTGGCGCGGCCCGGCAAGGTGTGGTCGGTGGCACAGCTGGAGGAGCGCTTGTACGGCTGGGGCGATGAAGTCGGCAGCAACACGGTGGAGGTCTACATCCACGCGCTGCGCAAGAAATTCGGCGCGGGGCTGATCCGCAATATCCGCGGCGTGGGCTATGTGGTGCCCAAGCTCGAAGCCGGGAGCGCGGGCTGA